The following are encoded together in the Pseudobdellovibrionaceae bacterium genome:
- a CDS encoding protoheme IX farnesyltransferase, whose translation MLCLKDFLVLSKFRIVVFVLISALLAYVCATPVGAEINFGTMLLFFIALYLFSSGIFILNQVQEVHIDAKMLRTSQRPLVLKTVSVPWALSLSIFLTSISFFLFFLINKEVLVLAVIGLLLYNGFYTLWWKKKWAFAAVPGAIPGAMPVCLAYVAGGGALFSSELYYLFLIMFLWQMPHFWYLALHYKEDYSRGNIPVLPVIYGDKTTLYQMGIYTFIYIGLALLAPVYIPSRYFYLLLVIPVSFKLLYEFFHFFSMCLKNEWKINKATGKRQLAPFFMWINISLLVFLAAPVLDKLLFYFTARAQ comes from the coding sequence ATGCTTTGTTTAAAAGATTTTTTAGTTTTAAGTAAATTTCGTATTGTTGTTTTTGTTTTAATTAGTGCGCTTTTAGCCTATGTCTGTGCCACTCCTGTAGGGGCGGAAATAAATTTTGGCACAATGCTTTTGTTTTTTATAGCTTTGTATTTATTTTCTTCAGGAATTTTTATACTAAACCAAGTTCAAGAAGTACACATAGATGCTAAAATGCTTCGTACCAGCCAAAGACCCTTGGTGTTAAAAACGGTTTCGGTTCCTTGGGCTTTGTCTTTATCTATTTTTTTAACCAGTATATCTTTTTTTTTATTTTTTCTTATAAATAAAGAAGTTCTAGTGTTGGCAGTAATCGGTTTATTATTGTACAACGGATTTTATACCTTGTGGTGGAAAAAAAAATGGGCGTTTGCCGCCGTCCCTGGAGCTATTCCGGGAGCAATGCCTGTATGTTTGGCTTATGTAGCGGGAGGGGGAGCTTTATTTTCTTCAGAGCTATATTATTTATTTTTAATTATGTTTTTATGGCAAATGCCTCACTTTTGGTATTTGGCTTTACATTATAAAGAAGATTACTCTCGAGGAAACATTCCTGTTTTGCCAGTAATTTACGGAGACAAAACCACTTTATACCAAATGGGAATTTATACATTTATATATATAGGCTTGGCGTTGTTGGCTCCCGTTTACATTCCTTCTCGTTATTTTTACTTATTATTAGTTATACCCGTTTCTTTTAAACTACTTTACGAATTTTTTCATTTTTTTTCTATGTGTTTAAAAAACGAATGGAAAATTAATAAGGCAACAGGAAAGCGGCAATTAGCTCCTTTTTTTATGTGGATTAATATTAGTCTTTTAGTTTTTTTAGCAGCGCCTGTGTTGGATAAATTACTTTTTTATTTTACAGCAAGGGCTCAATGA
- a CDS encoding epoxyqueuosine reductase QueH — translation MTYSIDRPSLKLPADNILLHSCCAPCVGELMEGILEAGGKMTIFFYNPNIHPKKEYEIRKEENIRFAKKLGIPFVDGDYDSQNWFQKTKGLEAEPERGLRCSVCFDMRFEKTAQYAVANGFSVYTSSLSISRWKDYNQINDSGHRVAAKYEGLSFWDFNWRKKGGAQRMLEISKKENFYKQEYCGCSYSLRDTNQWRTSKGRDKVVIGKEYYK, via the coding sequence ATGACTTATAGTATTGATCGTCCAAGCTTAAAGCTTCCTGCAGACAATATTTTATTACACTCTTGTTGTGCCCCTTGTGTGGGGGAGTTGATGGAGGGGATTTTAGAGGCGGGAGGAAAGATGACAATCTTTTTTTACAACCCTAATATTCACCCCAAAAAAGAGTATGAAATTAGAAAAGAAGAAAATATTAGGTTCGCTAAAAAGCTAGGCATACCTTTTGTAGATGGAGATTACGACTCCCAAAACTGGTTTCAAAAAACCAAGGGGTTAGAGGCCGAGCCAGAACGCGGGCTTCGCTGTAGTGTGTGCTTTGATATGCGTTTTGAAAAAACGGCTCAATATGCTGTGGCTAATGGTTTTAGCGTATATACCTCATCTTTATCTATCTCTAGATGGAAAGATTATAACCAAATTAATGATTCTGGGCATCGTGTAGCTGCCAAATATGAAGGTTTAAGTTTTTGGGACTTTAATTGGAGAAAAAAAGGGGGAGCGCAAAGAATGTTAGAAATTTCTAAAAAAGAAAATTTTTATAAACAAGAGTATTGTGGCTGCTCTTATTCTTTGCGAGACACTAATCAGTGGCGAACCAGTAAGGGGCGGGACAAGGTTGTTATTGGCAAAGAATATTACAAGTAA
- the maiA gene encoding maleylacetoacetate isomerase translates to MTLYNYYRSSASYRVRIILNYKKIDYKYVPVHLINNNGEHRSAEYTKINSLQQVPSLVHNQQVITQSMAIAQYLEDIQPKPQLLPTPPLDKAYVLQICEIINSGIQPLQNLSVLQKVQKNFKSEEEAALWCPFWIKKGFVALEKKLQTKSNQFALGNTVSLADVFIVPQLYAAYRYNIDLNDFPCLKKIESNTKNIEAFANAHPNQQVDFPG, encoded by the coding sequence ATGACTTTATATAACTACTACAGAAGCTCTGCATCATACCGGGTACGAATAATCTTAAATTACAAAAAAATAGATTACAAGTATGTGCCTGTGCACTTAATCAATAATAACGGCGAACACCGGTCTGCAGAATACACAAAAATAAATAGCTTGCAGCAGGTGCCCAGCCTTGTGCATAACCAGCAGGTAATTACACAATCTATGGCCATTGCGCAATATTTAGAAGACATACAGCCCAAGCCCCAATTATTACCCACCCCTCCCTTAGACAAAGCCTATGTGTTACAAATTTGTGAAATTATTAACTCTGGCATCCAACCTTTGCAAAATTTATCTGTTCTACAAAAAGTGCAAAAGAATTTTAAATCCGAAGAAGAAGCGGCTTTGTGGTGTCCATTTTGGATTAAAAAAGGCTTTGTGGCCTTAGAAAAAAAACTTCAAACAAAGTCTAATCAATTTGCCTTAGGTAACACCGTTAGTTTGGCCGATGTGTTTATTGTTCCTCAACTTTATGCTGCTTATAGATATAATATAGATCTAAATGATTTTCCTTGTTTAAAAAAAATAGAAAGCAATACAAAAAACATAGAAGCATTTGCTAATGCTCACCCCAATCAACAGGTAGACTTTCCTGGATAA
- a CDS encoding HAMP domain-containing histidine kinase, whose amino-acid sequence MNTRSADLKAIFHLESYEDFLQYFVKKLLKKKNTQAYLLYTDFKWNTNLIYFQNKKIHTEMYLDKKFSFSKNIQIKNDSINGVFNLANQSVWSDNYGQLLRDFLKRPVLPLVVIPFLSPSCVLCLEDSEGELAQSNTQNNFFVYHDCLSKSLLQIQEQNKLAFFSFLWEQSFEKNMDPMLIENSDSVLIKENEIFKTSLLQSYYLKKVLKQKEEEVAGKKYQEAAVIKLEDHIYEPSYYNIKTTDNDWVRFCHYKDISKILLLREDLLQRKKMEALGGLANQLSNQLNNPLAGIRGLVQILQPLVAKNKKLLDSLNEVESETWRCRSIIENLKNFSNKNNSIEVFDLNQLVIDVIALSKVALSRSAYLVNLEKNILNIKGSRQLIQQVIFNIIINAIQAISAGDKITISSFKKGKSAILEIKDYGKGMSKHIQSQIFTPFFTTKKNQGTGLGLSMSLNIMKKFLGTITVDSVEGKYTAFFLSFPLVDGESKG is encoded by the coding sequence ATGAACACCAGATCGGCAGACTTAAAAGCTATATTTCATTTAGAAAGCTACGAAGACTTTTTACAATATTTTGTAAAGAAGTTGCTAAAGAAAAAAAATACACAGGCATATTTGCTGTATACAGATTTTAAATGGAATACAAATTTAATTTATTTTCAAAATAAAAAAATACATACAGAAATGTATTTAGATAAAAAATTTTCTTTCTCTAAAAATATACAAATAAAAAACGATAGTATCAATGGCGTTTTTAACTTGGCTAACCAAAGTGTTTGGTCTGATAATTATGGGCAGTTATTAAGAGATTTTTTAAAAAGGCCGGTATTACCTTTAGTGGTTATACCCTTTTTATCTCCCTCTTGTGTTTTGTGCCTAGAAGACTCCGAAGGTGAGCTGGCGCAAAGCAACACACAAAACAATTTTTTTGTGTATCACGATTGTTTGTCTAAAAGTTTGTTGCAAATTCAAGAACAAAATAAATTAGCATTTTTTAGTTTTTTATGGGAGCAATCTTTCGAAAAAAATATGGACCCTATGTTGATAGAAAACTCTGACTCTGTTCTTATAAAAGAAAACGAAATTTTTAAAACCTCTTTGTTACAAAGCTATTATTTAAAAAAAGTTTTAAAACAAAAGGAAGAAGAAGTTGCAGGAAAAAAGTATCAAGAAGCGGCAGTTATTAAATTAGAAGACCATATTTACGAACCTTCTTACTATAATATTAAAACAACAGACAATGATTGGGTGCGGTTTTGTCACTACAAAGACATTAGTAAAATTTTACTTTTAAGAGAAGATTTATTACAAAGAAAAAAAATGGAAGCTTTGGGAGGCTTGGCCAATCAATTATCTAACCAGCTTAATAATCCATTGGCGGGTATTAGAGGGCTGGTTCAAATTTTACAACCATTAGTTGCAAAAAACAAAAAGCTATTAGACAGCTTAAATGAAGTAGAGTCAGAAACTTGGCGTTGCCGCTCTATTATAGAAAATTTAAAAAACTTTTCTAATAAAAACAACAGCATTGAAGTTTTTGATTTAAATCAATTGGTGATAGATGTTATTGCTTTGTCTAAGGTGGCTTTGTCTCGATCGGCATATTTAGTTAATTTAGAAAAAAATATTTTAAACATTAAAGGGTCTAGACAGCTTATACAGCAAGTTATTTTTAATATTATTATTAATGCCATTCAGGCTATTAGCGCAGGGGATAAAATTACCATTAGTTCTTTTAAAAAAGGCAAGTCGGCAATTTTAGAAATTAAAGATTATGGAAAGGGCATGAGCAAGCATATACAGTCACAAATTTTTACTCCATTTTTTACTACAAAAAAAAACCAAGGAACAGGTTTAGGCCTAAGTATGAGTTTAAATATAATGAAAAAATTTTTAGGAACAATAACGGTAGATTCTGTTGAGGGAAAATACACGGCTTTTTTTCTAAGTTTTCCATTAGTCGACGGGGAAAGTAAAGGTTAA
- a CDS encoding zinc carboxypeptidase encodes MLRTFFVFFIMVFFSANLLIKANQGPYFDNGQRHTVKFLAKTKQQRNEIANFVHPDSLEGDYIYSVVSPYDLKQVKKHLSKYIVSTKTWNLTQFFPPIDFGDQFPSGDERYHTYKEVVTELDALAKQFPDISSRFSLGTTVAGREIPGIRITAKKSSNQSLPGIFFVGAHHAREHLSVEIPMMTLKTLLENYSKDEKIKQLIDTRDIYFVPMLNADGSMYDIEGRNYKYWRKNRSLNPRGSFGVDLNRNYPFGWGTGGSSKEEGSDVFMGPKPLSEPETVAVKNFVEGHKNITILLSFHTFSELILYPWGGKDAQVGGRDQKVFETMAQTMAKWNNYKPMKASDLYVASGDTCDWAYGEHGIFCFTFELSPKQSAGRGGFYPGAGVIDKVYKANIKPILYLIEQAGNPYGVLN; translated from the coding sequence ATGTTGCGTACTTTTTTTGTGTTTTTTATAATGGTTTTTTTTAGCGCTAATCTTTTGATAAAAGCTAATCAGGGGCCTTATTTTGATAATGGGCAACGCCATACCGTAAAATTTTTAGCAAAAACGAAACAGCAAAGAAATGAAATTGCAAATTTTGTGCATCCCGACAGCTTAGAGGGAGACTATATATACAGTGTAGTTAGCCCTTATGATCTTAAGCAGGTTAAAAAGCATTTATCAAAATATATTGTATCTACTAAAACATGGAATTTAACACAGTTTTTTCCTCCTATAGATTTTGGAGACCAATTTCCTTCTGGCGATGAAAGATATCACACTTATAAAGAGGTGGTAACAGAGCTTGATGCATTGGCAAAACAATTTCCTGATATTTCTAGTCGTTTTTCTTTAGGGACTACGGTAGCAGGAAGAGAGATTCCAGGAATTAGAATCACCGCAAAAAAATCATCAAACCAATCATTGCCAGGAATTTTTTTTGTTGGAGCCCATCATGCTAGAGAACATTTGTCTGTAGAAATTCCCATGATGACATTAAAAACCTTGTTAGAAAATTATTCTAAAGACGAAAAAATTAAACAGTTGATAGACACTAGAGATATTTATTTTGTACCCATGTTAAATGCCGATGGTTCTATGTATGATATTGAGGGGCGAAATTATAAGTATTGGAGAAAAAACAGAAGTTTAAATCCCAGAGGAAGCTTTGGGGTAGACCTTAATCGCAATTATCCTTTTGGTTGGGGGACGGGTGGTTCTTCTAAAGAAGAGGGTAGTGATGTATTTATGGGCCCTAAACCCTTGTCAGAGCCAGAAACCGTGGCGGTTAAAAATTTTGTAGAAGGGCATAAAAACATTACTATTTTACTTTCTTTTCATACCTTTTCAGAATTAATTTTGTACCCATGGGGAGGGAAAGATGCTCAGGTGGGAGGCCGTGATCAAAAAGTTTTTGAAACCATGGCACAAACCATGGCTAAGTGGAACAATTATAAGCCCATGAAGGCTTCTGATCTTTATGTTGCCTCGGGAGACACTTGCGATTGGGCTTATGGAGAACATGGTATTTTTTGTTTTACCTTTGAGCTTTCTCCAAAACAAAGTGCAGGGAGAGGTGGTTTTTACCCTGGCGCGGGAGTCATCGATAAAGTGTATAAAGCAAACATTAAGCCTATTTTATATTTAATCGAACAAGCCGGAAACCCTTACGGAGTTTTAAATTAA
- a CDS encoding aromatic amino acid hydroxylase, with translation MKLNIPLHLKPYIITQETSAYTPEDHAVWRFTLRQLTAFLKTHAHPFYLEGLRKTGITVEKIPSISNINQALQKIGWQACPVSGFIPPSVFMELQSYSILPIAAEIRSVEHILYTPSPDIIHEAAGHAPFLACSDYSAYLKSYAGVAKKALLSWEDLNLYEKIRDLSDLKERKDSTEKQIQKAELALKQAGEKLSFTSEAAYLGRMNWWTAEYALFGDINKPTVLGAGLLSSILESEDCLKPAVKKIPLSIDCINYNYDITKPQPQLFVAKDFKNLHNTLNEFSKTLACNVGGDYALNKAQSSKLVNTIELNSGLQISGKLTNSINCKTTGLAESNHSAIFFKLEGPTQLAYKNKELKGHSKNYHATGYSTPLGTVKNIDLAKASSKELKELNIKVGQKVLLAFDSNIQLTGTITDLLFKGSQLLLISFENCCVKYKEQILFDPTWGAFDLAVGTKIVSVFSGPADTATYNVDVKTQPQCIAKAKPSIEQQNRFLLYEELQHIRQSFLQKNTVTKNIDALFAKIKNQKLHWLVLLELYELSVWSNSPVQSDVLSLLKHLELNTHDSRCLKRGLNTV, from the coding sequence ATGAAGCTTAACATCCCCCTCCACTTAAAACCCTATATTATTACACAAGAAACCTCGGCCTATACTCCCGAAGATCACGCCGTTTGGAGATTTACACTAAGACAACTCACCGCTTTTTTAAAAACTCATGCTCATCCTTTTTATTTAGAGGGGCTGCGCAAAACAGGAATTACTGTAGAAAAAATACCCAGTATTAGTAACATAAACCAAGCTCTACAAAAAATAGGTTGGCAAGCTTGTCCTGTTAGCGGGTTTATTCCGCCATCGGTTTTTATGGAGTTGCAGTCTTATTCTATTTTGCCTATTGCTGCAGAAATTAGAAGCGTAGAACATATTTTATACACCCCCTCTCCAGATATTATTCATGAAGCTGCAGGGCACGCCCCCTTTTTGGCTTGCTCCGATTATTCGGCCTATTTAAAAAGTTATGCCGGTGTGGCTAAAAAAGCTTTATTAAGTTGGGAAGATTTAAACTTATACGAAAAAATTAGAGACCTTAGCGATTTAAAAGAACGAAAAGACAGCACAGAAAAACAAATACAAAAAGCCGAGTTAGCTTTAAAACAGGCCGGCGAAAAGCTAAGCTTTACTTCTGAGGCCGCATACCTAGGAAGAATGAATTGGTGGACTGCCGAATACGCTTTATTTGGAGATATAAATAAGCCCACTGTTTTAGGGGCAGGCTTGCTGTCTTCTATACTAGAGTCCGAAGATTGCTTAAAACCTGCGGTAAAAAAAATTCCTTTATCCATAGATTGCATAAACTACAACTATGATATTACAAAACCACAACCTCAGTTATTTGTTGCTAAAGATTTTAAAAATTTACACAACACTTTAAATGAATTTTCCAAAACTCTGGCTTGTAATGTTGGAGGCGACTATGCCCTTAACAAAGCCCAATCATCAAAACTAGTAAATACTATAGAGTTAAATTCTGGGTTACAAATTTCTGGAAAATTAACTAACAGCATTAACTGCAAAACCACGGGCTTAGCTGAAAGCAATCACAGTGCTATTTTTTTTAAACTAGAGGGGCCCACTCAATTGGCTTATAAAAACAAAGAGTTAAAAGGCCATAGTAAAAACTATCACGCCACTGGTTATAGCACTCCCTTAGGCACTGTTAAAAATATTGACTTAGCAAAAGCCTCCTCCAAAGAATTAAAAGAGTTAAATATAAAAGTGGGCCAAAAAGTTTTGCTAGCTTTTGACTCCAATATACAATTAACCGGTACTATTACTGACCTTTTATTTAAAGGCTCTCAATTGTTATTAATTAGTTTTGAAAACTGTTGTGTAAAGTACAAAGAGCAAATATTATTTGACCCTACATGGGGCGCCTTTGATCTTGCTGTGGGAACAAAAATTGTTTCTGTGTTTTCTGGCCCCGCCGATACCGCGACTTACAATGTGGATGTAAAAACTCAACCACAATGTATTGCTAAGGCAAAGCCCAGCATTGAACAGCAAAACCGCTTTTTGCTATATGAAGAATTGCAACATATACGACAATCTTTTTTGCAAAAAAACACGGTTACAAAAAATATTGATGCCCTTTTTGCAAAAATAAAAAATCAAAAACTACATTGGCTTGTTTTATTAGAACTTTATGAGCTTAGCGTTTGGAGCAACAGCCCTGTGCAAAGTGATGTGCTTTCTTTGTTAAAACATTTAGAGTTAAACACTCATGATAGCCGTTGCTTAAAAAGAGGGCTGAACACCGTTTAA
- a CDS encoding 2-keto-4-pentenoate hydratase, with protein sequence MKLATKKSNSKDGTLIVVSKDNKKAIEATGIAASLREAMEDWANIKPQLEVLYKKLNEGELTNSFVVDKQSLHSPMPRTFQWADGSAFIHHIKLVRQARGAALPETLATVPLMYQGGGDNFIAPTEDILQIDPSHGTDFEGEVGVIVNDVPMGITPQEALNHIQLIVLINDVSLRGLIPNELKAGFGFFHGKPSSSFAPFALTPSELGSAWKEGRVHLPLLVEYNGEFFGKANASAMHFHFGELIAHAAKTRNLTAGTIIGSGTVSNEDMAMGSSCLAEKRMLEKIHEGVIKTAFMNNGDQIKIEMKNEAGENLFGTINQKVRKI encoded by the coding sequence GTGAAATTAGCAACAAAGAAATCTAACTCTAAAGACGGTACATTAATTGTTGTCAGCAAAGATAATAAAAAAGCCATAGAGGCCACCGGCATTGCCGCTAGTTTGCGTGAAGCCATGGAGGACTGGGCAAACATTAAACCGCAGTTAGAAGTTTTGTATAAAAAGCTAAATGAAGGCGAGTTAACAAATAGTTTTGTTGTTGATAAACAAAGCCTACATTCCCCCATGCCACGCACTTTTCAGTGGGCCGATGGTTCGGCTTTTATTCATCACATTAAATTAGTAAGGCAGGCTCGAGGAGCCGCGTTGCCAGAAACTTTAGCCACAGTACCTTTAATGTATCAAGGCGGAGGCGACAATTTTATTGCTCCCACAGAGGACATTTTACAAATAGACCCTAGCCATGGAACTGACTTTGAAGGAGAGGTGGGTGTTATTGTTAATGATGTACCCATGGGCATTACTCCTCAAGAGGCTTTAAACCATATTCAATTAATTGTCTTAATTAATGATGTGTCTTTAAGAGGATTAATCCCCAATGAGTTAAAGGCTGGGTTTGGGTTTTTTCATGGCAAGCCGTCGAGCTCATTTGCACCCTTTGCTTTAACCCCTAGCGAACTGGGTTCGGCATGGAAAGAGGGGCGAGTGCACTTGCCCTTACTTGTAGAATACAACGGAGAGTTTTTTGGTAAGGCAAATGCTTCGGCTATGCATTTTCACTTTGGAGAGCTAATTGCCCATGCTGCAAAAACCAGAAATTTAACAGCAGGAACAATTATAGGCAGCGGCACAGTGTCTAACGAAGACATGGCTATGGGAAGCAGCTGTTTGGCAGAAAAAAGAATGTTAGAAAAAATTCATGAGGGAGTTATTAAAACGGCCTTTATGAATAACGGTGACCAGATAAAAATAGAGATGAAAAATGAAGCGGGAGAAAACTTATTTGGTACGATTAACCAAAAAGTGAGAAAAATTTAG
- a CDS encoding heme A synthase, with protein sequence MTKSFITAYKILCFGILFLVTLGASVRVMNAGLACPDWPLCFGQIIPDYHPQVYFEFLHRALAGVISLVSFYLNIRLLASKTVSLKIKTIVYFIFIVLLAQIILGGLTVLMDLHAYVVLAHLSLGTSFLSLSFWIYFLLSKDSIFSKFLLQNSSLVKKIKTTQSIEKKEPLPLAIILQKKIKCIKNLSWVVLFVVGVQIILGGLVASHYAALVCTDFPLCQGQFIPTFKGIIGLQVIHRLGAYVTVLIIGFFLFKAKPIIKSSLIGYIALCIFAQFSLGVANVLLYTPPLLAVLHLAVGASLFLLVFRFAFELQSLVLKKQPLQ encoded by the coding sequence ATGACAAAATCATTCATAACAGCATACAAAATACTTTGTTTTGGTATTTTATTTTTAGTAACCTTAGGGGCAAGTGTTAGAGTAATGAATGCAGGATTAGCTTGTCCTGACTGGCCACTGTGTTTTGGGCAAATTATCCCCGACTACCATCCGCAAGTGTATTTTGAATTTTTGCATCGTGCTTTAGCAGGGGTTATTAGTTTGGTGAGTTTTTATTTAAACATAAGGTTGTTGGCTTCAAAAACCGTTTCTTTAAAAATCAAAACCATAGTGTATTTTATTTTTATAGTATTGCTGGCTCAAATTATATTAGGAGGGTTAACCGTCTTGATGGATTTACACGCCTATGTGGTGCTAGCACACCTTAGCTTAGGAACTAGCTTCTTATCTTTATCTTTTTGGATTTATTTTTTATTAAGCAAAGACTCTATTTTTTCTAAATTTTTATTACAAAATTCTAGTTTAGTAAAAAAAATAAAGACTACGCAAAGTATAGAGAAAAAAGAACCTTTACCGCTTGCTATAATTTTGCAAAAAAAAATAAAGTGCATTAAAAATCTTTCTTGGGTGGTTTTGTTTGTGGTTGGAGTGCAAATTATATTGGGTGGCTTAGTGGCCTCCCACTATGCCGCTTTAGTTTGTACAGACTTCCCTTTATGCCAAGGGCAATTTATACCTACCTTTAAAGGGATTATAGGTTTACAAGTTATTCATCGCTTAGGGGCTTATGTTACCGTATTGATAATTGGGTTTTTTCTTTTTAAAGCAAAGCCTATTATAAAAAGTTCGCTTATAGGTTATATTGCTTTATGTATTTTTGCACAATTTAGCTTGGGTGTGGCCAATGTTTTGTTATACACACCTCCCCTGTTAGCAGTGCTGCATTTAGCGGTAGGGGCCAGTTTGTTTTTACTAGTTTTTCGCTTTGCCTTTGAGCTGCAAAGTTTAGTTTTAAAAAAGCAACCCTTACAATAG
- a CDS encoding TraR/DksA family transcriptional regulator: MAALSKKFITECKKQLLLLKAEGLNRVNSAKAQLGYADSRGGDIADQTVKVLAEEEFLRMSTRLRLRLQEIEYALARIDSGAYGLCEETEEAIEKERLLAIPWARLSLEGAELRESMNRQRIPVNH, encoded by the coding sequence ATGGCTGCATTATCTAAGAAGTTTATCACTGAATGTAAAAAACAGCTTTTGCTATTAAAAGCAGAGGGTCTAAATAGAGTAAATAGTGCCAAAGCTCAATTGGGCTATGCAGATTCTAGGGGAGGCGACATTGCCGACCAAACTGTAAAGGTACTTGCCGAAGAAGAATTTTTAAGAATGAGCACTCGCTTAAGATTGCGGTTACAAGAAATTGAATATGCCTTAGCTAGAATTGATTCGGGCGCTTATGGTTTGTGTGAAGAAACCGAAGAGGCTATAGAGAAAGAGCGATTACTAGCTATCCCATGGGCCCGCTTAAGTTTAGAAGGTGCTGAGCTTAGAGAATCCATGAACCGTCAGCGAATACCTGTTAACCACTAA
- a CDS encoding sodium:calcium antiporter, which produces MVISLLLLLLGFALLALGAERLLEGCLSLSARYNIPHIIVGLVIISICTSAPEFFSSLKATYTSPDIALSNVLGSNIFNILGILGISSLLRPINTRPLEYVKELVLLIFSGVVLMLFLNKNLFFKSPSPNHYIITQVEGGILLLILISSLLYTALKSKKVVSTAFKLPSIFIELGYIALGIVLLIMGSRLAINHSIILARWLGWSESFIGLTLVGVATGLPELITSIVAIYKKHSSIAIGGIVGSNLFNLLAVLGGVSLIHPIAPTKNITHLTDLLVSILAAVLLLFTMLYKTSISRITGIIYLCLYISFIAWRL; this is translated from the coding sequence ATGGTTATTAGTCTTTTATTGCTGTTACTTGGTTTTGCTTTGTTAGCCTTAGGGGCAGAAAGACTGCTTGAGGGTTGCCTAAGCCTTTCTGCTCGTTACAACATTCCCCATATTATAGTGGGGCTAGTTATTATCTCTATATGCACCTCGGCACCAGAGTTTTTTAGCAGTTTAAAAGCCACCTACACTAGCCCAGACATTGCACTGTCTAATGTTTTAGGCTCTAACATTTTTAATATTCTTGGCATACTGGGAATAAGCTCCCTTTTACGCCCCATTAACACCCGCCCCTTAGAGTATGTAAAAGAATTAGTATTGTTAATATTTTCTGGCGTTGTGCTTATGCTTTTTTTAAATAAAAATTTATTTTTTAAATCCCCCTCCCCTAACCACTATATTATTACTCAAGTAGAGGGAGGCATTTTACTTTTAATACTAATAAGCAGTTTATTATATACGGCTTTAAAAAGTAAAAAAGTAGTCAGCACAGCTTTTAAGTTACCTTCTATATTTATAGAGCTTGGTTATATTGCTTTAGGAATTGTCTTGCTGATTATGGGGTCTAGATTAGCCATTAACCACAGTATTATTTTGGCTCGGTGGCTGGGGTGGAGTGAAAGTTTTATTGGCCTTACCCTAGTGGGCGTGGCCACCGGGTTGCCCGAGCTAATAACCTCTATAGTAGCTATTTATAAAAAACACTCTAGCATCGCCATTGGTGGTATTGTGGGTTCTAACTTATTTAACCTACTAGCTGTTCTTGGAGGAGTAAGCCTTATTCACCCCATCGCTCCCACAAAAAACATCACACACCTAACAGATCTACTAGTTTCTATTTTAGCCGCCGTATTATTGCTTTTTACGATGTTATACAAAACTTCCATTTCTCGCATAACTGGAATTATTTACTTATGTTTATATATTAGCTTTATAGCGTGGAGATTATAA